A genome region from Nitrospirota bacterium includes the following:
- a CDS encoding SDR family NAD(P)-dependent oxidoreductase, with protein sequence MLVTGGSRGIGRAVCLAFAQDSWSVGIHYRKRREEAELTCASVASLGSEGALFQADMRSAEQVRAMIQAFVDRWARLDVLVCNAGQSVSGLLIRQDVEKWRQVIETNLTGTFHCLQAAAAPMLRQRDGSIIVIGSYAGDHGSPGQAAYAASKAGLLGLVKTAAREWSRGNIRVNIVYPGWHKTELAGEAMPDAANLDDHLLGRSPRLEEVAQTIVHLALRRDVSGQVWNLDSRLV encoded by the coding sequence GTGCTTGTCACCGGAGGCTCGCGGGGCATCGGCCGGGCTGTTTGCCTGGCCTTCGCGCAGGACAGTTGGAGCGTGGGGATTCATTATCGAAAGCGTCGCGAGGAGGCCGAACTGACTTGCGCGTCGGTCGCCTCCTTGGGCAGCGAGGGCGCACTGTTTCAAGCCGATATGAGGTCCGCCGAACAGGTTCGGGCGATGATCCAGGCCTTCGTCGATCGTTGGGCTCGGCTCGACGTCCTGGTCTGTAACGCCGGTCAGTCCGTGAGCGGGTTGCTCATCCGCCAAGATGTGGAGAAATGGCGACAGGTTATTGAGACGAATCTGACGGGAACCTTTCATTGCCTGCAGGCGGCGGCCGCGCCGATGTTGCGCCAGCGGGACGGCTCCATCATCGTCATAGGTTCGTATGCGGGGGATCACGGGAGTCCGGGCCAAGCCGCCTATGCCGCCTCGAAGGCCGGTTTGCTCGGGCTGGTCAAAACGGCGGCCCGCGAATGGAGCCGGGGCAATATCAGGGTCAATATCGTCTATCCAGGCTGGCACAAGACGGAATTGGCCGGTGAGGCCATGCCTGACGCGGCGAATCTCGACGACCATCTGCTCGGGCGATCGCCGCGTCTTGAAGAGGTCGCCCAAACCATCGTCCATTTGGCTCTCCGGCGGGATGTCTCCGGGCAGGTCTGGAATCTCGACAGTCGCCTTGTCTAA
- the bioD gene encoding dethiobiotin synthase — translation MAESLGHAPAFPCVFVTGTDTGVGKTFVTSALARHLKHRGLAVGVMKPIETGVAHDAPGLSDADRLARAAGVLDALDLITPYRFPDPLAPLAAARRAGLSVDVGVIARAVQVLRARHTVLLVEGVGGVLVPIGPQLDVRDLIARLGTPVLVVGRASLGGVNHALLTVEAVRQRGLTVLAIALNEPAPTPATPAVELQVESTVELIRELTGAPVFGPLRHVPSGGQSCEATLDTIAQDNSISSLADLVLKGAR, via the coding sequence ATGGCCGAGTCCTTAGGTCATGCCCCTGCCTTTCCCTGCGTTTTTGTGACGGGCACCGATACCGGTGTCGGGAAGACGTTCGTCACCTCGGCGCTCGCACGCCACCTGAAGCACAGAGGCCTGGCCGTCGGCGTGATGAAGCCGATCGAAACGGGTGTCGCGCATGATGCGCCGGGCTTGTCCGATGCGGACCGTTTAGCGCGCGCGGCCGGGGTTCTCGACGCTCTCGATCTGATCACTCCTTACCGCTTTCCTGATCCCCTCGCTCCGCTCGCCGCGGCGCGACGCGCCGGTCTGTCCGTGGACGTCGGTGTGATCGCCCGGGCGGTTCAGGTCTTGCGAGCGCGACATACGGTTCTGTTGGTCGAGGGGGTCGGCGGTGTGCTGGTTCCGATCGGTCCGCAACTGGATGTGCGGGATTTGATCGCGCGCCTGGGAACGCCCGTGCTGGTCGTCGGGCGCGCGAGCCTCGGCGGCGTCAACCATGCGTTGCTGACCGTCGAAGCGGTGCGCCAGCGGGGGCTGACCGTGCTGGCGATCGCGCTGAACGAGCCTGCTCCGACGCCGGCGACGCCGGCTGTCGAACTGCAGGTCGAATCGACCGTCGAATTGATCCGCGAACTCACCGGCGCGCCGGTCTTCGGTCCCCTTCGGCATGTACCGTCCGGTGGACAGTCCTGCGAAGCGACGCTCGACACGATAGCGCAGGATAACAGTATCAGCAGCCTGGCCGATCTGGTGCTGAAAGGCGCGCGGTGA
- the thiE gene encoding thiamine phosphate synthase translates to MSIRSSAHPLLKGLYLILDPAVRPDRSLVEVLQEAAEHGVRLFQYRDKSSPMREAYERALALRRAASDAGSLLIVNDRCDLALAVDADGVHLGQEDLPLPHARSLLGPGKIIGISTHRPEQVKEADEGGADYVGFGPIFPTGTKPDHDPVVGLDGLRAIRPLTDLPVFAIGGITIESVDSIVGTGADGVSVISAVLAAPDIGQAVRAFTARLSAPDRPGC, encoded by the coding sequence ATGTCCATCCGGTCTTCCGCGCATCCGCTCTTGAAAGGCCTCTATCTAATTCTCGACCCGGCCGTCCGTCCGGACCGTTCGCTTGTCGAGGTATTGCAGGAAGCGGCGGAGCACGGGGTGCGGCTCTTCCAGTACCGCGACAAGAGCTCACCGATGCGGGAAGCCTATGAACGCGCGCTGGCTTTGCGGCGAGCCGCGTCGGACGCCGGTTCGCTGTTGATCGTCAACGACCGCTGCGACCTGGCGTTGGCGGTGGACGCCGACGGCGTTCATCTGGGACAGGAGGATCTCCCCTTGCCCCATGCCCGTTCCTTGCTCGGCCCGGGGAAGATCATCGGCATTTCGACCCACCGCCCCGAACAGGTGAAGGAAGCCGACGAGGGGGGAGCCGACTATGTGGGGTTCGGGCCGATCTTTCCGACCGGAACGAAGCCGGATCATGACCCGGTCGTCGGTCTGGACGGCCTCCGGGCGATTCGTCCGCTGACCGACCTGCCGGTCTTTGCGATCGGCGGCATCACGATCGAGTCCGTCGATTCGATCGTCGGAACCGGGGCCGACGGCGTCTCCGTGATTTCCGCCGTCCTCGCCGCGCCCGATATCGGGCAGGCCGTTCGCGCGTTCACCGCGCGCCTTTCAGCACCAGATCGGCCAGGCTGCTGA